The genomic interval tgatggcgtATCGACGTCGTAAGGCCATGGCCGTGGATGCGGGCAAGGGTTTTACTGTGTCGCTGCTGGGCGTATCCGTAGGGTAGATATGGATCGCGGATACGCGAGAGGCAAGGGTCAAAAGGAGGGTGGTTGGCGGGTCGGAGATGTGGAAAAGCTGCCACTCGGATAGTGTCTCTGGTGCGTCTCGGACAGAGTCGGGGACGGTGCGATTGGGgatggcggaggagggcTCGTGAACGACTTCTGTCGCGAACAGGTTGCTGTATCCGTCCTCCACGAGGCGGGTGTGGACGGCGGGAACATGGTCGGTGTAAGTCacgtcggcggcgatgacAACTTTGGCCGTTGGATCGGGATAAGTTGCTTTGAAGGCCTGCACCACGGGGTCGATGGACAGCGCTTTGTGCGTAAAGACGTAGATCACGGGCAGTCGGGCCGTTGGCGACAGACACGATCTCCCATAATGCACCACCACGTCCGCGTCCACAtgctccgccgccacctcgTCCACGCAGCAGGTCCCGTAGGAGGTGTCCGCCAGAATGTACAGGCGAGGAGTCCatttctcttccttctcgtcaACCTGAAGCTGTGACATGGATTGAGGCAGGTTCGTGTCGGCGCCATCAGCAGTTTGACTCGGGGTCTGGCTGCCATTCGTCGTGGTGAGTTCTTCGCGATTCAGGCCGCGGCTGAGCAATTGGAATACTCGCGGAGCATCCGGGAGCATTTCGTCGGGGAACTGGAGAGCGATGCGCTTGTACCGCGCCTGGCGGATTTCTTTCAGCGTGCGCTCGATGTCGTAGGTGAtggcgagctcgtcgtccgacaACCGGGACACTTCCCGGGGAGCCACGGGATCGGTTTCTTCGAGGATGCGCGAGTCAGGAGTCGACAGCACGGGCGCTGCCTCCATGTCGGTGCCCATCGTGTGAACTGTTGtttggtgatggaggggcagaagaggaaaaaaaaagattcTTGGAAAAGACCCCACATCGGGCCCGTCAAATCCGTGATTTCAATACAACAAGCCCTTAGTTATCAGGTTAGAGATATAACTCTCAAGGCATTTACAAAGTCGTCTTTTCAAGACAAATAGAGTATAATGAATTCATCCAGTAAAAGATTCTACTGATATTTACAGATCTGCCCGCGCCGGCTCACCGGCCCAGACCCGCCGGATCAACTCACGAATAGGTGCCCGCTCAATGGCGCGGGGATTCCAGTACGGATTTGAAACAGCAATATCAGCCGCCTTATCAACGtcctcctctttcatccCAAAGTCATTCAACCCGCGCTTGACCTTGACCTTGGTCAGAAGGACATTCAGCCCGTGGATGGCATCGCCATTGCTATCGGGAAGTGCATCAGCCAGTTGCTTCATGGCTTCCGGGATGTTGGGTGCATTGTAGGAGATAGCATGCGGCAGGACGGCGGTGTGTGTCTCCGCGTGGGGGAGGTTGAAGCTGCCGCCGAGCGTGTGGCACAGTTTGTGATGGATGGACATGCCCACGCTGCCCAGGCAGGTTCCACATAGCCAGGCGCCGTATAGGGCCTTGGAACGTgcggactgggaggatggGTTTTCGACAATCtcggggagggaggaggcCAGCGCCCGCGTGCCCTCAATGGCCATCATGTTGATGATCGGGTTGGTGTTCCGGGCGTAGAGCGCCTCAACTATAGGAATCATTAGTTTGACGGACTAATCGAAAGACCGAATGAGAATAATTACCGGCGTGCGCGATGGCGTTGATACCGCTAGTGGCACTCATCGCCGGCGGCAGGGTCATGGTCAAGTCGACATCGTAAATGACCGTCCCCGGCAAGATCTTTGGGTCGGAGCGAGTCTTCTTCAAGCCGTCGGCAGTCTCCCCCAGAATCGGGGTCATCTCGCTACCAGCATAGGTCGTTGGAATAGAGATATGCGGCAAGCCCGTGCGGATACTGATCGCTTTGCCCAAGCCAATAGTGCTACCACCGCCAATGGAGATGACCGAGTCGGCGCCCTGCGCCTGGGCGTACTCGAGGGCCTTGTCCGTGATATGGGTCGGGGTGTGCATGGTCGCCTCGGTGAAGATTCCCGCGACTTGGCCCTTGAGTACGGCCTTGACGCTCTCGGCCTGGCTGATCTGCTGTGGTGTGGACAGCACCAGCGGTGCTTTGAGTTGCAGCCGGGCGATCTCATCGGGCAGTTTTTGGAGCGTGccgctgccgaagatgacgcGGCCAGGGTTGGAGTTGTACTCGAAGGCGtccatggtggatggggggGTGAAGAAAGAGGACGGAACTGCCGATGGATAGGTTTTATATCTTGTTCCCCACACCCCACCGGCCATGAATCTTTCGGGATGAAGTCATGCTCGACGTGGGGCGTGCACTCGTGGGGTGCCATTCTAGAGGAGAATCTTCAGCCCTAATTCCTACATCGTGTTCGTAACGATATTTTCCGAGTCATCTCATCCCTTGCCTCGCGTCTCCTTTCTACAATGTGTTCGATGTTGTTACACCCATCGCGGAAATCCCCCGTCGATACCTAACTAAGGATTTGGTAAGCTTTAATAAGCCGGGTATGAAGGTATGAACTGCCGAGTCGGCTGTGATTAGATCCGTTGGATTGTTGATCATCAATTGCTGTTTTTCCACCCCAACACCACGCTGTATGCCACACATCACTTTTTCTGTAGACGGGATATCCGAATGTGCATTCAGTCCATGTCGTGAAAGGCCATGACCTGTTGGTTAGCGCTGCGgtccttgcccttgacccgcttgcgcttcttccgATTCTTGTCGCCCTGCCGCTCGTCTCGATCGCTATCTGCGGACTCGGCCTCGCTGTCGTCACTGGCACTGCCAAGCATGTGCTTCTCGCCTGCCGATTCACCGGCGCTGCCAACCGCCTCATGCCAGACCTTGACCACTTGCCCGCCACCCGAGACCATGCGTCCTTCGACGTCAAATCCCAAGCCAACGACACCCTCGGTTTCGTCGTGCATGACCTCCGAAACCACTTTGTTGGACCCAATGCGCACAAACTTCACCAGCCCGTTGCCTAGACCAGCGGCCACGAGCTTCCCCTTGCCCAAAAAGTCCGGGGTGACGGACAGCGTCTCAAtggactcgccgccgtcAGCGTCACGGTGCACGTAGACTCGCTCATCCTGGTCATCCCATGCGCCCTTTTCCCAGAGCGTCATCACACCGCTGGAGCCCCCCACGATCAATTTTTGGCCGCGGCTCGTTCCAGTGGACGGTAGCCCGCTGATATATGCCGAGCTGATcaattcttcttcttggttcTCGCTGCGCACCAGGACGCCTCGTCGTAGATCGGTCACCGCCAGGGTCGTCCCGCCGGTTGTCACCCATTGCTTGCTGAAGCCCGAAGTACTCGTCTCAGAGGCTGGTAGCGGAGTCAGAGACGAGATGTAATCATCATGCGGGTGGTGCGACTGCTCGGGCCGAGCTGAGACCTTTGAGTAGGGAATGCGCAGATCGTAGAGATGCAGTGCGCTCGAGTCCGTGGCGAGCAAGAGCGTCTGAGGAGATAGCGCGTGGATGACCGTAGGAGCGTCGACAGAGCTGTACCGCGTTCAAGTCAGCCCCAAAATAAAATACACATCAAAGATCTCTTACCCATTTTTCCCCAAAGGAATGACAATCTTGTTCTCCACCTGGCCCGTCTCTACATTGGCCGCTTTCACGAGCCCGTCCGTGCCCGCCGAGTACAGCGCCTGGCCGTCCACGCCGAACCCTAAGCACCGGCAGCTGCCCTTGTGTCGCCTCGTTCGCCACATGGTATCGATGTGTCCCTTGCCATTGCGTGCGGACGAGTTCGAAGCTCCGTCCTCGCTGTCTCCATCCTCCAGAGGTAAGCGGAAGGTCTGGACATGGCCCGACGCCAGCCCAACCGAGACCACGGGTTCTTGGGGGTGAATGGACTGGGTGAACAGGTCTGCCGAGAGCGGCAGAGTGCAGACCGTGTCAAACATGGCTGCTACAGGAGTATTGTCTCCATCAAGCAACTAGTACAACCGAAAGTCCAGTGATTTTTCTACGGGCCGAGGATTTTCCGGTGCTCCGCTTTGGAAAGTCAATTCATTCCCGAACCAAACACAACTAAAGCTACatacaaccacaaccacaaccacaaccacaaccacaacaaccacaacaacatTTGAAATAAAACTGTCCTACGACGAGTAGGTCGACCCGATCGGACCAACCTTGATGTTGGAAAAGACCACATTGGCCGACCCAGACTGCGACTCGACCGTGGCCGGGTCACCAGAGCTGGTCGAGCAAGTACCACGAGCAACGCCGGGGTCGGTGGCCGTCGCGTTGGTGGGATAGTCGCTGTCGAGCCAGAGCATATCGGCATAGTAATCATCCCACAGGCTCATGACGAGCACCATGCCTCCGGACAGAGCCGTGCTCATACCGGACATGCCGCCGTGTTGCGAAAAGATATCCTCGTCACCAAACGCCGTCTTCTGGGCCGTGCAGAAGTCCGAAGTAATCGAGTTACCGCTCACGCCGCTGACGTCCGAGTTCGAGTTGGCGATGACCACTCCATTCTGCACGTAGATACGATTGATCTCGCTGAGGGTGCCGGTGTCCGTGCCGTCGCTGGTGATAAACTGCGTCACTACCGTCATCTTGGAGTTTGTGTCGACAATCTCGCCGGGTCCGTAAAAGCTCGTGTTGCCCATGCGGTAAGGGTTGAAGTCACATCCGTCAGGGTCGCAGGTACCTCCATAGCGGCTAGTCGAGTATGTTCCGCCGCAGCTGTCGGCATCACACATAGTCTGGCTGGCGGTATCGCAAGGGTGAGGAGTCAGAGCGGTGGAAATGCTGTTGGCCTCCCACACGTCCATCTCCGCACAGCATGAGCCGTGGCCGCCGATACCGGTGTTTGCGTCGTTGCTGGAGGGCTCCCAACCGTCCACGTTGGCCTGTGTTCAATTATCAGCATTTGCGTGAGTACTAGCTACTTAGAATTACCTGGCCATTGATAAATTTCAGATCCCGAGGGCATTGCGAGTCACAGTAGCCTGTGCCGTATTTGGCTCCAGCCTTGTTGCCGCTATACTCGGACATGCCACCGTCGGCATCCATGGAGACAAAGTACAAAGCACCGTTAAGGCCGCACGGGAGGTTCGAAACATCCACGTCAAACGTGAACTCCTGGTTCAAAAGTTGGAAAATCTGATAGGTGCTGTCGTCCTCCATCAGATAGAGACGCGAGCCAACATTCGAGCCGGTGACAAAACCCAAGGTCAGGGCGCTGCCGTCGGTCGTCACGCCATAGGTACCGGAGTAGTCGGCGCCATCCAGAGCGCAGTTCGCGGCACAGGTAGTGTCGTCTGGGCAGAGAGTTGCATCCCACTGATTCTTTTGTTAAAAATGACAGAAAAAAATAAGCGGGGGCGCTTACCGTGTTACCGGTATAGCAATTCGTCGAGCTGTTGATGTCGTGAACCCAGCGCCAATTGGCGTCAACGACTACATATCCAGACTGCTCAGTGCAGCTACCACCAGATGCGCACTTCTCCCACGTCAGAGAGGGGTGAGTCTCAGTCGTCAGCGTACCAGCCTGCTGAGCGCGAGCGGCCGCCATTATGGCGGAGAAAAGGAACGCGCGTTCATACATCTTTGGAAGGTATTGAAAAGAGTGAagttgaaatatcgagtcTGCTTTCTGGCCTGCAATGTTGAAAAAATGAAGGTTGTAGGAGAGGATATGTCGCCTTTATATACCCATCTCCTTCATTACCATCTTGCTTTGCCAGGCCGGAAACAGGCACTACGCCATGAACGGTGCTGCGGTCCGCAAGGCCGTCGCGAAATTGGCTTGGATGACAAGGAATGACTGAACAAAAGGGCAGTGTTTCGAGAGTAGAGAAGCACCAGTGTCGTGCATCAATTTCGCAGTGGACTTGGGGccgcgatgaggatgggaaaGATCGTCGTTGATGGATCGCCATCTTCAAGACTAGAAATGGAGCGGATAGACAGGGCCCTTGTAGTTTCAACTTTTATACTAACGGAGAGTCCTCCGGTCCAGTTTTGTCTCTTGGGGAAGTGTTGTCTTTTCTTTAGAATCGTTCGGCTGCGGATCGAAACGTTTTAGCGCTTAGTCTCCTGTCGATCTCCCTGAAATATTGTGCCAGAGCAGTATATTTCGGTTGAAAGGAGCATGTTGACAGATTTAGATGATGTAGGTGGAAAATTGCCCTTCACGCCTCCCCCGGGAAAAGGCGTTTCGGATCGAAAACGAGCCCCTCATTTGTGATGGTGGCTGCCATCGAGACCAGAATGGAAGAATTTCCTTCAATCACATAACGCCAATTAGATGCCAAGAGACCGCTTCGTACCTCGTGGCGCTCCCCATGCTAAACACCAAACCAGCATGTCAGGAACACGGTTGGAGGGCCATGGCAAGACTAGATGGCGAGAGTCTGGGAGCGGAGATGACGCTTTAATTGTTACAAAAAGAAATGCTGCACAAGTAGCTTGCAACATCCAGGATATGCTGTAGGAGAACTCCCTGCATGTACCTTGGGTATGATTGAAGAACACAGTATTAACCTGAAGCACTAACGGTTGAATGGAAGATGAAGGATGAGCGGCGGGGCTTGTCTAGCGGGTGTCCCACTTGTGGGGTTCGAGTGAAGAACATGAATCATGTTGGGCATCATGTACATAGCCCTAAATGCCAGTCATCTCATGTCTCACGTCATATCGAAACTAACTATTTGGTATGTAGTTTTGTGCCAGCTCTAGTCACAGCTGACAGCACGCTCCCTCTATTCAACACAGGGATGACCGGGAGTTCTGGATAAATTCAAACAGCGATTGAATTCGCCAGATGTGTGGCAATCCGTCGCTGTAGACACATTGGCAAATGCATTTGTCTCCTTTGGAGTCTCAAGCACCAACTCAGCCTCCGTCCTAGCCAATGCTCTCATGGCTGGAagcgagatcgaggataAGTTGCCCAATGCGACACGGCCGTTCCATCGCAGTAGTCGATGTTTAAATCACGACACGTGCCGGGCGCGACCCTGAACTAATACACGACAAGGATTAGAGAAACAAAGCCCTAATCAATTCATCCCATTTGCAGCGTGACCCGTCCCTCCACCAAGTTCGATCCAGCGTGGTCGGTTGAATCGACAGGTTTTCTCCTAGCAATGATTAGACTATACTGCGCGGGTTTTTGGTTGAACACGGTAACGTATTGCAGACGTCGCGTTTCTTCGTCGATAATTTTCGTGTTGATTGAGTCGCAGTCTAGGCTTTCCTCTATCACGATGGGTTTGGCGACGAGTGCGGATCGTTACTGACCATGGAGAAGCCGTGGATGGAAGGACACTTTTGGAGGAGTGAGAGGCTTGGTGCCGGATGGAGGGTTCTCTACATTTTATTGCCGTGAGCAGCAGCGATATTCCACACCGATCTCGAAAGTGAAATGAGGTTGCCTCTCTGTACTGGTCATATGATGGTTTCATGATGGCGCAGAGATGTCGAAAGATTATATAGATGGCGTGGTACATCATGATAAGTGTGGACAGCGCGCCCGAGTTTAGGTTTGGAGCCAAGTGCAGCTCCGCCTCCACTGCGTGAGCTTTGGTTCTAAGTTGCGCCGCTAGGAAGTGAATGTCTGTTCTGTCTGGAAGTGCCCAATTCTCGAACATGTTTGGCTACGGCACTTTCGTAGACTAGACACTGAGCGAGTAGCCAGGTAAGCGAATTTTGTGCAGCATATAAGGAATAGCACCCCTCCGACTCATTATCTTGCATCGGAACTGATAGATCGAATGGAACGCTGGCCGTGACATTTGCAACAGCACCCAGCCGGATATAAAGCGCGATGAACTGCTCCAAAAATGCCGAATGCGACGGACGATTTTCTGGCTGCTGGGAGTGCCGGGGTATATCCTGCAGCATCTTTACACCCTGCTTATACAATtccatggccttggccttgcaACGTCTCGATGCAGATAAAAAGGGTACAGCTGATCAGGGCGACCTAGATATCCATCGTGCCCCGCAGGATCAGCATCCAGACGGCACTCAAAGAACTCGCGTAACATGCCATGGCCTGTCGAAGAAACGGATGGGTATCTGTAGCCTGAGGCACATCTTTCCAGAAGGGGCCGTATCCAAGATCTCTGTGGCGCTTTATAAAATAGGCTGGTGGCTACCACGGCATCCCATGCCGCGGGCACAGATCGGCATA from Penicillium psychrofluorescens genome assembly, chromosome: 5 carries:
- a CDS encoding uncharacterized protein (ID:PFLUO_007809-T1.cds;~source:funannotate) — encoded protein: MGTDMEAAPVLSTPDSRILEETDPVAPREVSRLSDDELAITYDIERTLKEIRQARYKRIALQFPDEMLPDAPRVFQLLSRGLNREELTTTNGSQTPSQTADGADTNLPQSMSQLQVDEKEEKWTPRLYILADTSYGTCCVDEVAAEHVDADVVVHYGRSCLSPTARLPVIYVFTHKALSIDPVVQAFKATYPDPTAKVVIAADVTYTDHVPAVHTRLVEDGYSNLFATEVVHEPSSAIPNRTVPDSVRDAPETLSEWQLFHISDPPTTLLLTLASRVSAIHIYPTDTPSSDTVKPLPASTAMALRRRYAIITSLTTVPIWGILINTLSVKNYLHIVDHVKERIAAAGKKSYMFVVGKLNAAKVANFSEIGGWVVIGCWESSLVDSKDFWKPVITPFELELALTGDAERVWTGAWQSDFQAVLDQPRQEKSAAANNSDEDDLSESESAPPEFDLRTGRYVSHSRPMRDPGAVRIDGSSGPSAARALARRTRGDLTMIGGAVSPGAEFLRSQRTWKGLGSDFDIRYDEEDDSTLVQEGRKGIARGYTVGESERH
- a CDS encoding uncharacterized protein (ID:PFLUO_007810-T1.cds;~source:funannotate); translated protein: MDAFEYNSNPGRVIFGSGTLQKLPDEIARLQLKAPLVLSTPQQISQAESVKAVLKGQVAGIFTEATMHTPTHITDKALEYAQAQGADSVISIGGGSTIGLGKAISIRTGLPHISIPTTYAGSEMTPILGETADGLKKTRSDPKILPGTVIYDVDLTMTLPPAMSATSGINAIAHAVEALYARNTNPIINMMAIEGTRALASSLPEIVENPSSQSARSKALYGAWLCGTCLGSVGMSIHHKLCHTLGGSFNLPHAETHTAVLPHAISYNAPNIPEAMKQLADALPDSNGDAIHGLNVLLTKVKVKRGLNDFGMKEEDVDKAADIAVSNPYWNPRAIERAPIRELIRRVWAGEPARADL
- a CDS encoding uncharacterized protein (ID:PFLUO_007811-T1.cds;~source:funannotate), translating into MFDTVCTLPLSADLFTQSIHPQEPVVSVGLASGHVQTFRLPLEDGDSEDGASNSSARNGKGHIDTMWRTRRHKGSCRCLGFGVDGQALYSAGTDGLVKAANVETGQVENKIVIPLGKNGSVDAPTVIHALSPQTLLLATDSSALHLYDLRIPYSKVSARPEQSHHPHDDYISSLTPLPASETSTSGFSKQWVTTGGTTLAVTDLRRGVLVRSENQEEELISSAYISGLPSTGTSRGQKLIVGGSSGVMTLWEKGAWDDQDERVYVHRDADGGESIETLSVTPDFLGKGKLVAAGLGNGLVKFVRIGSNKVVSEVMHDETEGVVGLGFDVEGRMVSGGGQVVKVWHEAVGSAGESAGEKHMLGSASDDSEAESADSDRDERQGDKNRKKRKRVKGKDRSANQQVMAFHDMD
- a CDS encoding uncharacterized protein (ID:PFLUO_007812-T1.cds;~source:funannotate) — its product is MAAARAQQAGTLTTETHPSLTWEKCASGGSCTEQSGYVVVDANWRWVHDINSSTNCYTGNTWDATLCPDDTTCAANCALDGADYSGTYGVTTDGSALTLGFVTGSNVGSRLYLMEDDSTYQIFQLLNQEFTFDVDVSNLPCGLNGALYFVSMDADGGMSEYSGNKAGAKYGTGYCDSQCPRDLKFINGQANVDGWEPSSNDANTGIGGHGSCCAEMDVWEANSISTALTPHPCDTASQTMCDADSCGGTYSTSRYGGTCDPDGCDFNPYRMGNTSFYGPGEIVDTNSKMTVVTQFITSDGTDTGTLSEINRIYVQNGVVIANSNSDVSGVSGNSITSDFCTAQKTAFGDEDIFSQHGGMSGMSTALSGGMVLVMSLWDDYYADMLWLDSDYPTNATATDPGVARGTCSTSSGDPATVESQSGSANVVFSNIKVGPIGSTYSS